Proteins from a genomic interval of Planctomycetia bacterium:
- a CDS encoding anti-sigma factor has translation MAEAFDHFLVEFAKSPSQAEAVLSTMYEGQPVTATKAERLLNYRPAIYRGLPPDYSLNSAYVMKMPCCTCFQANLASNDGGGIAVFEHNGEQDEWFGVRPSTEVLCRGMPTRLVQIDSYLAASCPCGPRYLTIVGAKNVEEVERLLAFWIPEHGP, from the coding sequence ATGGCGGAGGCGTTTGATCACTTCCTGGTGGAATTTGCGAAGTCGCCAAGTCAGGCCGAAGCCGTGCTGTCGACGATGTATGAGGGACAGCCTGTCACTGCCACCAAAGCCGAACGCCTACTGAATTACCGGCCAGCCATTTACCGCGGGCTTCCACCCGATTATTCCCTGAACAGCGCGTACGTCATGAAGATGCCATGCTGCACCTGTTTCCAGGCGAATCTTGCCTCGAATGACGGTGGCGGCATTGCCGTCTTCGAACACAACGGTGAGCAAGATGAGTGGTTCGGCGTCCGTCCTTCGACCGAGGTGCTTTGCCGGGGAATGCCCACGCGCCTCGTTCAAATTGATTCGTACTTAGCAGCCAGTTGTCCCTGCGGTCCCCGATACTTGACAATTGTTGGTGCAAAAAACGTTGAGGAAGTGGAGCGGCTCCTCGCGTTCTGGATCCCAGAGCATGGTCCCTGA